Proteins from a single region of Syntrophales bacterium:
- a CDS encoding NAD(P)H-hydrate dehydratase, protein MKISNVAQMQAMDRDAVEKFGISDQVLMENAGLASFGALSREGGVKGKRYAIFCGAGNNGGDGLVVARHILSDGGTPHIFFVGDPERLQGAAKNNYEIVSKLPIATERVTAAAEIEAAVLGMDCIVDALFGTGLARAVEGVYREIVELINRSGKPVLSLDIPSGISGDTGAVLGTAVRAHQTVTFGLPKIGNVLYPGFEHCGRLSVAHISFPPSLYEDEALMVETNSDLPLPERAATAHKGSLGDVLFVAGAAGYYGAPYFSAMSFLKAGGGYARLATPRSIAPFIAMNGSEIVFVPQAETDTGSIAFENMDFLLALAEKVDMVVIGPGLSVAEETAGLVRGLVSAVGKPLLLDGDGITAVCGRSELISGRSGPTVLTPHPGEMARLTGKSVAEIEKNRIVILQETCTNLHAYIVLKGAHSLIGTPEGRVFVNMNGNPGMATAGVGDVLTGSIAAMFGQGLPFADAVRKGVFLHGFSGDLAAADKGQEGLTARDVLNYLPEALKQESARESYPSGAGGKTKAKFHNQEVMELI, encoded by the coding sequence ATGAAAATCAGCAATGTTGCCCAGATGCAGGCTATGGACAGGGATGCTGTCGAAAAGTTTGGAATTTCCGACCAGGTTTTGATGGAGAACGCCGGCCTTGCCTCCTTCGGGGCGCTTTCCCGTGAAGGGGGGGTAAAGGGGAAGCGGTATGCCATTTTCTGCGGCGCCGGCAATAATGGTGGCGACGGACTGGTCGTAGCCCGCCATATCCTCTCGGACGGGGGGACGCCCCATATCTTTTTTGTCGGCGACCCGGAACGTCTGCAAGGGGCGGCGAAAAATAATTACGAGATTGTCTCAAAGCTGCCGATCGCGACGGAACGGGTAACGGCTGCGGCAGAAATAGAGGCGGCTGTTCTCGGGATGGACTGCATTGTCGATGCACTCTTCGGGACCGGCCTTGCCCGCGCGGTGGAAGGCGTTTACCGGGAGATTGTAGAGCTGATCAACCGCAGCGGCAAGCCGGTTCTCAGCCTTGACATACCCTCCGGCATCAGCGGCGATACGGGGGCTGTTCTTGGGACGGCCGTGCGCGCCCACCAGACGGTGACCTTTGGTCTGCCAAAGATCGGAAACGTGCTTTATCCCGGTTTCGAGCATTGCGGAAGGCTTAGTGTGGCGCATATCTCGTTTCCCCCCTCCCTGTACGAGGATGAAGCGCTCATGGTGGAAACGAACAGCGATCTGCCCCTTCCTGAAAGGGCAGCCACCGCCCACAAGGGCTCTCTCGGGGATGTGCTGTTTGTCGCCGGCGCCGCGGGCTATTACGGGGCGCCGTATTTCAGCGCAATGTCATTTCTGAAGGCTGGGGGAGGATACGCCCGTCTGGCCACTCCCCGATCGATCGCGCCCTTCATCGCCATGAACGGCAGCGAGATCGTGTTTGTTCCGCAGGCGGAAACAGACACGGGCAGCATCGCTTTTGAAAACATGGATTTCCTGCTTGCACTGGCGGAAAAGGTTGATATGGTTGTAATCGGTCCCGGCCTTTCTGTTGCCGAAGAAACCGCGGGGCTTGTCCGGGGGCTTGTCTCGGCAGTGGGGAAACCGCTTCTGCTCGACGGCGACGGGATAACGGCCGTTTGCGGCCGTTCGGAGCTTATCAGCGGGCGTTCGGGGCCGACGGTTTTGACCCCTCATCCGGGAGAGATGGCGCGACTGACCGGAAAATCGGTTGCGGAAATAGAGAAGAACAGAATCGTTATTCTGCAGGAGACCTGCACGAATCTGCACGCATATATTGTCCTGAAGGGCGCCCACTCACTGATCGGCACGCCGGAGGGGCGTGTTTTTGTCAACATGAACGGCAATCCGGGGATGGCGACTGCCGGAGTCGGCGATGTGCTGACCGGGAGCATCGCCGCGATGTTCGGTCAAGGTCTCCCGTTTGCGGATGCGGTGCGCAAGGGGGTGTTTCTCCACGGGTTTTCCGGCGATCTGGCCGCCGCCGACAAGGGGCAGGAGGGGTTGACCGCGCGGGATGTTTTAAACTATCTGCCCGAGGCGCTCAAACAGGAAAGCGCCCGGGAAAGCTATCCTTCCGGCGCAGGCGGGAAAACGAAGGCTAAATTTCATAATCAGGAGGTTATGGAACTAATTTAA
- a CDS encoding SDR family oxidoreductase: MELGIEGRKAIIGGASAGLGKACALALAKEGVDVTIVARTRERIEAAGAEIAAATGVNVQAIAVDINTDEGRKEVLAACPSPDIIVNNSGGPPPGDFRDWGRDAWLAALNNNMLGAIFMIKDTLDGMIARRFGRIVNITSSAVKAPIPILGLSNGARSGLTGFVAGIARETAIHNVTINNLLPGDFGTERQRSYTQALAETENRSYEEMRKIRVSANPTGRFGRPEEFGAYCVFLCSVHGGFITGQNLLIDGGKYPGTF; this comes from the coding sequence ATGGAGTTGGGGATTGAAGGCAGAAAGGCCATAATCGGCGGGGCGAGTGCGGGGCTGGGCAAGGCGTGTGCGCTGGCGCTTGCCAAGGAGGGGGTTGATGTGACGATTGTCGCCCGCACCCGGGAGAGGATCGAGGCGGCGGGAGCGGAAATAGCTGCCGCAACGGGCGTAAATGTTCAGGCCATCGCCGTTGACATCAACACCGACGAGGGCCGGAAGGAGGTTCTTGCTGCCTGTCCGTCGCCGGACATAATCGTCAATAATTCCGGTGGGCCGCCTCCCGGCGATTTCCGTGACTGGGGTAGAGATGCATGGCTTGCGGCCTTGAACAACAACATGCTTGGGGCGATCTTTATGATCAAAGATACGCTTGACGGGATGATCGCCCGCAGGTTCGGACGGATTGTGAATATAACCTCAAGCGCGGTAAAAGCGCCGATCCCCATCCTGGGACTTTCCAACGGGGCGCGTTCCGGTCTCACCGGTTTCGTTGCGGGAATTGCCCGCGAGACAGCGATCCACAACGTCACGATCAACAACCTGCTGCCCGGCGATTTTGGAACCGAGCGTCAGCGATCCTACACGCAGGCGCTGGCGGAAACCGAGAATCGATCTTATGAAGAGATGCGAAAAATACGGGTTTCCGCAAATCCAACGGGGCGGTTCGGCAGGCCCGAGGAATTCGGCGCTTACTGCGTCTTTTTATGCAGCGTTCACGGGGGATTTATCACCGGGCAGAACCTGCTGATTGACGGCGGCAAGTATCCCGGCACTTTTTAA
- a CDS encoding NADP-dependent isocitrate dehydrogenase, with the protein MAKIKVVNPIVEMDGDEMTRVIWAKIKEKLICPWLDIDLKYYDLSILNRDATGDQVTIDAAEATLQYGVAVKCATITHDEARMKEFGSPALLRSPNGTIRNILDGTIFREPIICKNIPRLVPHWDKPIIIARHAFGDQYKAGEFQFKGKGSLRLIFVPEDGSPSIAKECFKSTGDGVAMATYNTDESIAGFARACLNYGLARRYPVYLSTKNTILKIYDGRFKNIFRKIFDEEFSKKFKDIGLTYEHRLIDDMVASTMKWSGGYLWACKNYDGDVMSDLVAQGYGSLGLMTSILMSPDGSAFEAEAAHGTITRHFRDYQAGKETSTNPIASIFAWTRGLIRRGELDSSPEVVKFANTLEEVCVQAVEAGHMTKDLALRVGSGQKWQTTDQFLDTIDGELRQRI; encoded by the coding sequence ATGGCAAAAATAAAGGTAGTTAACCCGATAGTGGAGATGGATGGGGATGAAATGACCAGGGTCATCTGGGCAAAGATCAAGGAAAAACTTATTTGTCCCTGGCTCGACATCGACCTGAAATACTACGATCTCAGCATCCTGAACCGCGACGCAACCGGCGATCAGGTGACAATCGACGCCGCCGAAGCAACTCTTCAATACGGGGTTGCCGTCAAATGCGCCACGATTACCCACGACGAGGCGCGGATGAAGGAGTTTGGTTCACCTGCCCTGCTGCGCTCCCCAAACGGCACAATCCGGAACATCCTCGACGGAACCATCTTCCGCGAACCGATCATCTGCAAAAACATCCCCCGCCTGGTTCCCCACTGGGACAAGCCGATCATCATCGCCCGCCACGCCTTTGGCGACCAGTATAAGGCAGGCGAATTCCAATTCAAGGGCAAGGGGTCCCTGCGCCTCATCTTTGTTCCGGAAGACGGTAGTCCAAGCATCGCGAAAGAGTGCTTCAAATCAACCGGCGACGGCGTCGCAATGGCAACCTACAACACCGATGAGTCAATCGCCGGCTTCGCCCGCGCCTGCTTAAACTACGGGTTGGCCCGCCGATATCCGGTCTATCTGTCCACCAAAAATACGATCCTCAAGATCTACGACGGCCGCTTTAAAAACATTTTCAGGAAGATATTTGATGAGGAATTCTCAAAGAAGTTCAAGGATATCGGCCTTACATACGAACACCGCCTGATCGACGACATGGTTGCCTCCACCATGAAATGGAGCGGCGGCTACCTCTGGGCCTGCAAGAACTACGATGGCGACGTAATGTCCGATCTTGTCGCCCAGGGTTACGGTTCTCTGGGGCTTATGACCTCCATCCTGATGAGCCCGGACGGAAGCGCGTTCGAGGCGGAGGCGGCGCACGGCACCATTACCCGTCACTTTCGCGATTATCAGGCAGGCAAGGAGACCTCCACCAATCCAATAGCCTCAATCTTCGCCTGGACGCGCGGCCTTATCCGCCGCGGCGAACTCGACAGCTCGCCTGAAGTGGTAAAATTTGCAAACACTCTGGAGGAAGTCTGCGTCCAGGCAGTCGAAGCCGGCCATATGACTAAGGATCTGGCGCTCCGAGTCGGCAGCGGCCAGAAGTGGCAAACAACAGATCAGTTCCTCGATACAATAGATGGCGAGTTGAGACAGCGGATATGA
- a CDS encoding TRAP transporter large permease subunit, which produces MDWWVVLAFFVFGLMIVLASGFPIAFGFFVINLLASLFFIGPMGLQQMTLQIFSSLATFTLTPIPLFILMGELMFHSGIANNSIDVMDKWLGRLPGRLSLLAAGAGVLFAALSGSTVANTAMLGTVLLPDMKRRGYKTAMTVGPIIGVGGLAMLIPPSSLAVVLASIGHISVSKILIGGVLPGLLLGTLIAVYIVVRCWLDPSLAPRYDVERASFWEKIAGTVKYVLPLGFIIFMVLGLMLLGIATPTEAASTGAIGTLLVTLLYGRLNWKMVKSSIIGTLEITVMVFMILAASSTFSSLLAFTGATRGLIGVVENLHVSPLIILLAMQLVVFIMGCFMETISIMMICMPIFMPIVKLLGFDPVWFGVLMLINFETGFITPPFGMLLFVMKGVAPDLSLKEIVYSAAPFIVIEIFAMMLIIIWPEIVLWLPSFVN; this is translated from the coding sequence GTGGATTGGTGGGTTGTATTAGCTTTTTTCGTTTTTGGATTGATGATCGTTCTGGCGTCTGGATTTCCCATTGCCTTTGGATTTTTCGTGATCAATCTTCTGGCAAGTCTTTTTTTCATCGGACCCATGGGACTCCAGCAGATGACGCTGCAGATTTTTTCCTCCCTTGCCACGTTCACGCTGACGCCCATCCCCCTCTTTATCCTGATGGGCGAGTTGATGTTCCATTCGGGAATCGCCAACAACTCCATCGATGTTATGGACAAGTGGCTGGGCAGGCTTCCGGGGAGGTTGAGCCTGCTTGCCGCTGGTGCAGGCGTTCTCTTTGCCGCTCTGAGCGGCTCCACCGTTGCTAACACCGCCATGCTGGGAACCGTGCTGCTTCCCGACATGAAGCGGCGGGGCTACAAGACGGCCATGACGGTCGGCCCCATTATCGGGGTAGGCGGCCTGGCCATGCTCATACCGCCATCATCGCTGGCGGTCGTGCTGGCCAGTATCGGGCACATCTCCGTAAGCAAGATTCTGATCGGCGGGGTGCTGCCTGGTCTGCTTCTGGGGACGTTGATTGCGGTTTATATCGTGGTGCGCTGCTGGCTGGATCCCTCCCTCGCTCCCCGCTACGACGTGGAACGCGCAAGCTTTTGGGAAAAGATCGCAGGAACAGTGAAGTACGTGCTTCCCCTTGGGTTCATTATTTTTATGGTGCTCGGGTTAATGCTGCTCGGGATTGCCACCCCTACCGAAGCGGCTTCTACGGGCGCCATTGGCACATTACTTGTGACCTTGCTGTACGGCCGTCTCAACTGGAAGATGGTCAAATCCTCAATAATCGGGACCCTGGAGATCACGGTCATGGTGTTCATGATACTGGCGGCCTCCAGCACCTTCAGCAGCCTTCTGGCCTTCACCGGGGCCACCCGGGGCCTTATAGGCGTTGTTGAGAATCTCCATGTTTCGCCGCTGATCATTTTACTCGCCATGCAACTCGTAGTTTTCATAATGGGATGCTTCATGGAAACCATTTCCATCATGATGATCTGCATGCCCATTTTCATGCCTATTGTGAAACTGCTGGGTTTTGATCCCGTCTGGTTCGGGGTGCTTATGCTAATCAATTTTGAGACCGGCTTCATCACGCCTCCTTTCGGGATGCTGCTGTTTGTGATGAAGGGGGTGGCCCCCGATTTGTCCCTCAAAGAGATTGTTTATTCCGCGGCTCCTTTCATCGTGATCGAAATTTTCGCCATGATGCTTATCATTATATGGCCGGAGATCGTCCTCTGGCTGCCGAGCTTCGTGAACTGA
- a CDS encoding TRAP transporter small permease — translation MLERILRGILSGMALLAGLLLLFVTFSISYNIATRALGYQSPLWTVQFNEYSLLWITFLGSAWVLSRRKHVSMDVVIGHFKPRAKRIAETVHSIMGIVVCGVLCWYSAIMTFSLFQRGVIDVQAVDVPKYLVIVVIPIGFIALTIQFVRNLILSLRKTQSAAGGIAPVADPGEAAKSGLKGSIAKGRVN, via the coding sequence TTGCTGGAGAGAATTCTCAGGGGAATATTGTCGGGGATGGCATTATTGGCAGGTCTTCTCCTCCTTTTCGTCACCTTTTCCATTAGCTACAATATAGCTACTCGCGCCCTGGGTTATCAAAGCCCGCTCTGGACGGTCCAGTTCAATGAGTATTCCCTGCTCTGGATTACCTTTCTGGGATCGGCGTGGGTGCTTAGTAGAAGAAAACATGTTTCCATGGATGTTGTAATCGGGCATTTCAAGCCCCGGGCAAAGAGAATCGCCGAGACGGTTCACAGCATCATGGGTATAGTGGTATGCGGGGTACTTTGCTGGTACAGCGCCATTATGACGTTCAGCCTCTTCCAGCGGGGGGTGATTGATGTGCAGGCCGTGGATGTTCCCAAATACCTGGTCATTGTGGTCATTCCCATCGGTTTTATTGCCCTGACTATTCAGTTTGTGCGAAATCTGATCTTATCCCTCAGGAAAACCCAGTCGGCGGCAGGGGGCATTGCGCCTGTTGCCGACCCTGGAGAAGCAGCGAAATCGGGGTTGAAGGGTTCTATTGCCAAGGGGAGGGTTAACTGA
- the dctP gene encoding TRAP transporter substrate-binding protein DctP, whose translation MNRVYRKLLGVFVAVALVLSMTGMGQAATKITIKAVTAWPKTVWEVGNFNKFLEMVKENVANKYPGELEIQYIGGPEVIPFNEQVEAARMGVVDMVFTTDGYYTSAVPEVNALSVSPLDGWEERATGVNDFLSKIHQEKINCIYLGRLGHNLPFTVYLAKSVKNADLTGLKIRCSPTLIGFLKKYKANPVVLPPTDVYTALERGVVDGFMWPAGLIRDWGWDKVTKTVITPGVYNGANVVLVNKKKWDSLPAHLQKLLIDTEDEAARFAKKRSVELVKNEREALEKKGVKYIDLSPAEAKKFTEAANSSLWDIIIEKSPVNGPKLKQMLTK comes from the coding sequence ATGAACCGTGTATATCGTAAACTCTTAGGAGTGTTTGTGGCCGTTGCCTTGGTGTTGTCTATGACGGGCATGGGCCAGGCAGCCACCAAGATTACCATTAAGGCCGTTACCGCATGGCCCAAGACAGTGTGGGAAGTCGGCAATTTCAATAAGTTTCTGGAAATGGTCAAAGAAAACGTTGCCAATAAATATCCCGGCGAGCTGGAGATTCAGTATATCGGCGGGCCAGAGGTAATCCCCTTCAACGAACAGGTGGAAGCCGCCCGGATGGGCGTGGTGGATATGGTTTTCACCACGGATGGCTATTACACTTCTGCGGTGCCGGAGGTGAATGCGCTGAGCGTGTCTCCGCTGGACGGCTGGGAAGAGCGGGCCACCGGGGTCAACGACTTTTTGAGCAAGATCCACCAGGAAAAGATCAATTGCATCTACCTGGGACGTCTGGGCCACAACCTGCCATTCACTGTCTATCTGGCCAAGTCCGTAAAAAATGCGGATCTAACGGGTTTGAAAATTCGCTGCTCGCCTACGCTTATTGGTTTTCTCAAGAAATACAAGGCTAATCCTGTGGTCCTTCCCCCCACGGATGTCTATACGGCCCTTGAGCGCGGGGTAGTGGACGGGTTTATGTGGCCTGCCGGTCTGATCAGGGACTGGGGATGGGATAAGGTTACCAAGACTGTGATTACCCCGGGGGTTTACAATGGGGCCAATGTAGTGCTGGTTAACAAGAAGAAATGGGATTCGCTGCCTGCCCATCTCCAGAAGCTGCTGATCGATACAGAGGATGAGGCTGCCCGCTTTGCCAAAAAGCGCAGCGTGGAGCTGGTCAAAAATGAAAGAGAAGCCTTGGAGAAAAAGGGGGTAAAGTATATCGACCTGTCACCCGCCGAGGCCAAAAAATTTACCGAGGCGGCCAACTCTTCCCTGTGGGATATTATTATTGAAAAATCCCCCGTGAACGGACCCAAATTGAAACAAATGCTGACCAAGTAA
- a CDS encoding tripartite tricarboxylate transporter substrate-binding protein: MKRILLATIAAVCLFAFATGEIIAAPFYQGKTVRITVGFSAGGGFDLWARLIARHIGKHIPGNPTVVVENVTGAGGLIQTNQLFKATKPDGLTIGHINGGLILGQMLGQPGYNFDSQKFIYIGAANKENPVIIFGKKSGIDTAEKWKTSPTPVTLGGLVPGNTIDNLCRVSQYVLQFPTKTVTGYKGTNDSLLAVESGELAGGPLSWDGVKSKRKNAFDTGELIVVLQGTAKHLKELPNVPRMIDYAKTDEQKKLVEVAIHYPNDYSRPFALPPGTPKERVEIMRKAFEETMKDKEFLFEIEKMKLTLDPTTADELTTAVVNSAKIDTATKAKLKDILFK; the protein is encoded by the coding sequence ATGAAACGAATTTTATTGGCAACAATCGCGGCGGTATGCTTATTTGCCTTTGCCACAGGAGAGATTATTGCCGCCCCGTTTTATCAGGGAAAAACCGTGAGAATTACAGTCGGTTTTTCTGCCGGCGGCGGCTTCGACCTCTGGGCCAGGCTTATTGCCCGTCACATTGGCAAACATATACCGGGAAATCCAACGGTAGTAGTGGAAAACGTCACCGGCGCCGGCGGCCTCATCCAGACGAATCAGCTCTTCAAGGCCACCAAACCTGACGGCCTTACCATAGGCCACATCAACGGAGGGCTTATCCTGGGGCAGATGCTGGGTCAGCCGGGATACAATTTCGACAGTCAGAAGTTCATTTACATCGGCGCCGCCAATAAGGAGAATCCCGTCATTATTTTTGGCAAGAAAAGCGGCATTGACACGGCCGAAAAATGGAAAACATCTCCCACGCCTGTCACGCTCGGCGGCCTTGTACCGGGGAACACCATTGACAACCTGTGCCGGGTCTCACAATACGTTCTGCAATTCCCCACAAAGACCGTGACCGGCTACAAAGGCACTAATGATAGCTTACTGGCAGTGGAAAGCGGTGAATTGGCCGGCGGCCCCCTGTCCTGGGATGGCGTGAAGTCAAAACGAAAAAACGCCTTCGATACGGGTGAGCTGATTGTTGTGCTTCAGGGTACCGCCAAACATCTCAAAGAGCTCCCCAATGTTCCCAGAATGATCGATTACGCCAAAACGGATGAGCAGAAAAAGTTGGTAGAAGTGGCCATTCATTACCCGAACGATTACTCGCGGCCCTTTGCGCTGCCTCCCGGAACGCCCAAGGAACGCGTTGAGATAATGCGCAAGGCCTTTGAGGAGACGATGAAGGATAAAGAGTTCCTGTTTGAAATAGAGAAGATGAAGCTGACTCTCGACCCGACAACCGCCGACGAGCTGACAACTGCAGTTGTCAATTCTGCAAAGATCGACACGGCCACAAAAGCAAAACTTAAAGACATCCTCTTCAAGTAG
- a CDS encoding tripartite tricarboxylate transporter permease, producing the protein MLETLQCFFAGLIQILTVKTFGLMLLGVVIGFAVGILPGMGGPTAMALMLPFAVKMTPVEAFAFLLGMACVVNTTGDITSVLFGIPGEPTTAAAVVDGHPMAKKGQAGRALGAILTAALFGSIFGAFMLALAVPIVRPIVRSLGSPEFFMLAILGITFVASLSGNNVIKGLLSGGLGFFVATVGLDPVSGIERFTFGQLFLWDGIGLVPITIGFFAFPELIDLAVSGSSISGGKTGNLGGVMEGVRDVFKHMWLVLRCAAIGTFAAIIPGMGGATTQWLSYAHAVQSSPDKERFGKGAIEGVLAPGASNNSTLGGSLITTVAFGIPASVFMAILMGAFIMHGVVPGPEMLVPESKGGHLGLTYSFVWIVVLSNIITVGMIFLLLKQLVRITQVRGSLLIPFILILIYLGAYAEKNAFPDMVLVIFFGILGWVLEKLKFPRPPLILGLVLGKLAESRLFLSVNNYGISWLWRPLVLGLIVLTLLGAFYPLIKRWLEKKKIEKYTGKTASDVLEVKVETKATVDKWQVLFSGVLVIALALALWQSRNFNVRAGLFPWVIGFPLLLLSLTLLIKELLGKGGRRAQANEAEEADAIPEEVVTRRTAAMFGWIFAYFLAIWLLGFAFGGALCSFLQLKFASKEKWPITIILTIGLWAFIYLLFERLLHVPFPPGQAFEWLGWVE; encoded by the coding sequence ATGTTAGAGACTCTGCAATGTTTTTTTGCTGGTTTAATCCAAATCCTTACCGTTAAAACCTTCGGACTGATGCTTCTCGGCGTGGTCATAGGTTTTGCTGTGGGAATCCTTCCCGGGATGGGTGGACCAACGGCAATGGCGCTGATGCTGCCATTTGCCGTAAAGATGACCCCGGTCGAGGCCTTCGCGTTTCTACTCGGCATGGCTTGTGTTGTAAACACGACGGGAGATATTACCTCCGTCCTCTTCGGCATCCCGGGTGAGCCGACAACCGCCGCGGCCGTGGTGGACGGCCATCCCATGGCGAAAAAAGGGCAAGCCGGCCGCGCGCTCGGGGCCATTCTTACGGCAGCTCTGTTCGGCTCCATTTTTGGCGCCTTTATGCTCGCCCTGGCCGTTCCGATAGTTCGTCCTATCGTGCGTTCCTTGGGCTCGCCTGAGTTTTTCATGCTCGCTATTCTCGGCATCACTTTTGTGGCATCCTTGAGCGGAAACAACGTCATCAAGGGTCTGTTGTCGGGGGGATTAGGTTTTTTTGTTGCCACGGTCGGCCTCGATCCCGTCTCCGGAATTGAGCGCTTCACCTTCGGCCAATTGTTCCTCTGGGACGGCATCGGGCTAGTGCCAATCACAATAGGATTTTTCGCCTTCCCGGAGCTCATCGATCTTGCCGTATCCGGTTCGAGCATCTCCGGCGGCAAGACAGGAAACCTGGGCGGGGTGATGGAGGGCGTCCGCGACGTATTTAAACACATGTGGCTCGTACTGCGCTGCGCCGCCATCGGAACCTTCGCCGCCATCATCCCGGGGATGGGGGGAGCGACAACCCAGTGGCTCTCCTATGCGCATGCCGTGCAGAGCTCTCCCGACAAAGAGCGTTTCGGCAAAGGGGCAATTGAAGGGGTTTTAGCCCCCGGCGCATCCAATAACTCAACCCTCGGCGGCAGCCTGATCACAACCGTGGCCTTTGGCATCCCCGCGAGCGTCTTTATGGCAATCCTAATGGGCGCCTTCATTATGCACGGGGTTGTGCCCGGCCCGGAGATGCTGGTCCCGGAATCCAAGGGAGGCCACCTCGGACTTACCTATTCGTTCGTCTGGATTGTGGTGCTGTCAAACATTATCACCGTAGGCATGATTTTTCTTTTATTGAAGCAACTCGTCAGGATAACGCAAGTACGGGGCTCTCTGCTGATTCCCTTTATCCTGATCCTTATTTACCTGGGCGCTTACGCCGAGAAGAATGCTTTCCCGGACATGGTGCTTGTAATCTTTTTCGGTATCTTAGGATGGGTCTTGGAGAAGCTCAAGTTTCCGCGGCCGCCTTTGATTCTCGGCCTTGTTCTGGGGAAGCTGGCGGAAAGTCGGCTGTTTCTTTCCGTGAACAACTACGGCATAAGCTGGCTCTGGCGACCCCTAGTGTTGGGACTTATAGTTCTCACCCTCCTCGGGGCCTTCTACCCCCTTATAAAGAGATGGCTGGAAAAGAAAAAGATTGAGAAATATACAGGTAAAACTGCTTCTGACGTTTTGGAGGTAAAAGTTGAGACGAAAGCCACTGTTGACAAATGGCAGGTGCTTTTCTCAGGGGTTCTTGTCATAGCTCTCGCCCTGGCCCTTTGGCAGAGTAGGAACTTTAACGTTCGGGCCGGGCTTTTCCCCTGGGTAATAGGGTTCCCGTTGTTGCTCCTTTCTTTAACACTGCTGATAAAAGAACTCCTGGGAAAAGGCGGACGTCGTGCCCAGGCAAATGAAGCGGAGGAGGCAGATGCGATACCTGAGGAGGTTGTAACCCGCCGGACTGCGGCAATGTTCGGCTGGATTTTCGCCTATTTCCTGGCTATCTGGCTTCTCGGTTTCGCCTTCGGCGGCGCCCTGTGCAGTTTTCTGCAACTCAAATTTGCCTCAAAAGAGAAGTGGCCTATTACCATAATCCTCACTATCGGCCTGTGGGCCTTCATTTACCTTTTATTTGAACGCTTGCTCCATGTTCCCTTCCCGCCTGGCCAGGCATTTGAATGGCTCGGCTGGGTTGAATAA
- a CDS encoding class II aldolase/adducin family protein: MRKKAGQPDAQSKNVPQTSQAAIAQVVLANRILANEGILDALGHVSLRNPENPKTFFQARSLSPLEVTKDDVLELDLEGNVLTDTTMRPYGERVIHAAILKARPEMNAVFHGHIAAVIPFSVTGVPIQPVTHVGSFLYQGVPVYDDYEPDCGMLISTAQEGARIAEHLGKNRVHLLRGHGCNIVAESMPALVASSIYLRDNAAVQLQSLMLGKKIKYLSAKEAKQAMEKALFASFPLDRMWGYWTARVKKAMPEMK; the protein is encoded by the coding sequence GTGAGAAAAAAAGCAGGGCAGCCCGATGCGCAGTCGAAGAACGTGCCGCAGACATCACAAGCGGCCATCGCCCAGGTAGTTTTGGCCAACAGAATACTGGCAAACGAAGGCATCCTCGATGCCTTGGGGCACGTGAGTCTAAGAAATCCGGAAAACCCCAAAACCTTCTTTCAGGCCCGTTCCCTGTCGCCTTTGGAGGTAACCAAGGATGATGTTCTTGAGTTGGACCTTGAGGGGAACGTGCTGACGGATACCACAATGAGACCATACGGAGAGCGCGTGATCCACGCGGCAATCCTGAAGGCGCGCCCGGAGATGAACGCCGTTTTCCACGGCCACATAGCTGCGGTTATTCCCTTCTCCGTTACCGGGGTCCCCATCCAACCAGTAACCCATGTGGGGAGCTTTCTCTACCAGGGGGTGCCTGTTTATGATGATTATGAACCTGATTGCGGCATGCTGATCTCAACCGCACAGGAAGGCGCACGCATTGCTGAACACCTCGGGAAAAACAGGGTTCATCTGCTCCGCGGACATGGCTGCAATATCGTTGCTGAAAGCATGCCGGCCCTGGTGGCTTCCTCCATCTATTTGCGCGACAATGCCGCCGTCCAGTTGCAGTCCCTCATGCTGGGCAAAAAAATTAAATACCTCTCGGCAAAAGAGGCGAAACAGGCCATGGAAAAAGCGCTTTTCGCCTCTTTCCCCCTGGACCGGATGTGGGGGTACTGGACTGCCCGGGTAAAAAAGGCCATGCCGGAAATGAAATAA
- a CDS encoding ferredoxin family protein, with amino-acid sequence MFTERFKVIAIDPAACTGCNICVDICPMDVLAPNAKKGLPPIVAYPEECWFCGCCTELCPQKLKEAIRVIIPLPMRVSVWKGAKETSDQQR; translated from the coding sequence ATGTTTACTGAACGTTTCAAGGTAATTGCAATTGATCCAGCGGCATGCACCGGCTGCAATATATGTGTCGATATCTGCCCCATGGATGTCCTGGCTCCGAACGCGAAAAAGGGGCTGCCCCCCATCGTTGCCTACCCTGAGGAGTGCTGGTTTTGCGGCTGCTGCACGGAGCTGTGTCCCCAGAAGCTGAAGGAGGCCATCCGCGTGATTATCCCCCTCCCCATGCGGGTATCCGTATGGAAGGGAGCTAAGGAAACCAGCGATCAGCAGCGCTGA